A window of the Cheilinus undulatus linkage group 21, ASM1832078v1, whole genome shotgun sequence genome harbors these coding sequences:
- the mrtfbb gene encoding myocardin-related transcription factor B isoform X1 produces the protein MGLQTWLPSEPSLSCMACLDVETPSIYRGKFKSVLQLCLQQRRNREQLVDQGIMPPLKTPATFHEQIRSLERARTGNFLKHKLCNRPERAELIRMHILQETPAEPSLQAKQMKLKRARLADDLNEKIAQRPGPMELVEKNILPVDSAVEEVNEDSKTNKQPDIYNFDEDDSDSFSPRQPDSQQSPSSACTSPAGSEGTETMSNSSQMNSPTPAAPANSQSRSDVINVVSTNEQQVFSTLPINTNVPSLTPGPILVKQSLPKLPSEKSRSKRSKETKPRVKKLKYHQYIPPDQKQELNEVPMDSAYARLLQQQQQFLQLQILSQQQQQYNYQTVPPATPKPATEVQSSCSSVALSGNSASTSVQPRHNQTNHRPDHLPANLDEMKVAELKMELKLRSLPVSGPKTDLIERLKLFQENSNIQTAAASETIPAACQSEITKLTPPVSPIASKVSSLGIEDCNVAESPIKISESASPRTNSPQKAPLEERLPETGSYSKDSEKDKRLHEKERQIEELMRRLEQEQKLVEELKMLLEVEKRSQQGDSPQLSPLTSIQVKEENMNSSDCCSPSGLPVMIKQEEAADQSQLAPQNQFIISHQTKILLPVKTEAQILLPASFPANSIKLHTTVSSAATGLLQTSGQTPQKTEASAALQQCRTQSEPLTKSSPISHTTVTMQQTKSSNLVSKCKDPPRYEDAVKQTRSMQTAIQGPTAASQQMDDLFDVLIESGEISPFTRQDPPILGKPLPVTASVTTLPINTVLSRPPPLVQVAQLPTSPLNPSTNLAALVSDPQLETLLDSYHTEPQTLKLIEELHSPVVAMEVDLNESTNMDNMDWLDLTLSVPGGGVNPLDMSTPAGVFSSDFLNSHELHLNWD, from the exons ATGGGACTCCAGACCTGGCTGCCCAGCGAACCATCTCTGTCCTGTATGGCCTGCCTCGATGTGGAGACCCCTTCCATCTACAGGGGTAAATTCAAATCAG TCCTCCAGCTTTGTCTGCAGCAAAGGAGGAATCGGGAGCAACTTGTGGATCAAGGCATCATGCCGC CTCTGAAGACACCTGCAACCTTTCATGAGCAGATCCGCAGTCTAGAGAGAGCCAGG ACTGGGAACTTCTTAAAGCACAAACTCTGCAACAGACCTGAGCGTGCCGAGTTAATCCGAATGCACATCCTCCAAG AGACGCCGGCTGAACCCTCCCTGCAGGCCAAACAGATGAAGCTGAAGAGGGCCAGACTGGCTGATGATCTAAATGAGAAGATTGCACAGCGGCCTGGACCCATGGAGCTGGTGGAGAAGAACATCCTGCCTGTTGACTCAGCAGTGGAGGAGGTCAACGAAG aTAGCAAGACAAATAAGCAACCAGATATTTACAACTTTGATGAGGACGACAGTGACAGCTTTTCACCCAGACAGCCTGACAGCCAGCAATCTCCCAGCTCTGCCTGCACTTCACCAGCAGGGTCTGAGGGAACTGAGACTATGTCTAATTCCTCTCAGATGAACTCTCCCACACCG GCTGCACCAGCTAACTCACAGTCACGATCAGATGTGATCAACGTTGTTTCTACCAATGAGCAACAAGTATTTTCAACTCTTCCAATTAACACAAATGTCCCATCCCTGACACCAGGGCCAATTCTTGTGAAG CAAAGCCTGCCCAAGCTGCCCAGTGAGAAGAGCCGCAGTAAGAGGAGCAAAGAGACCAAACCCCgggtgaaaaagttaaaataccATCAGTACATTCCCCCTGACCAGAAGCAGGAGCTCAACGAAGTGCCAATGGACTCAGCCTATGCTCgccttctgcagcagcagcagcagtttctGCAGCTCCAGATCTTAAgccagcaacagcagcagtacAACTACCAAACTGTCCCTCCTGCAACACCAAA ACCAGCGACTGAAGTGCAATCCAGCTGCTCCAGTGTTGCTCTGAGTGGAAACTCTGCGTCGACTTCTGTGCAGCCTCGGCACAATCAGACCAACCACAGGCCAGATCATTTACCCGCTAATCTGGATGAGATGAAG GTCGCTGAACTGAAAATGGAATTAAAGCTCAGATCATTGCCCGTATCCGGCCCTAAAACAGATCTGATCGAGAGGTTAAAGCTGTTTCAGGAGAACTCTAACATCCAGACTGCTGCTGCCAGTGAGACAATCCCAGCTGCCTGCCAGTCTGAAATCACAAAATTAACCCCGCCCGTGTCCCCTATTGCCTCCAAGGTGTCTAGTCTGGGCATCGAAGACTGTAACGTGGCAGAGAGCCCTATAAAGATATCAGAGAGTGCATCTCCACGTACAAACTCCCCCCAGAAAGCTCCACTAGAGGAGCGTCTCCCTGAGACTGGATCCTATAGTAAGGACTCTGAGAAGGACAAACGTCTTCATGAGAAAGAGCGTCAGATTGAGGAGCTGATGAGAAGGCTGGAGCAGGAGCAGAAGCTGGTAGAGGAGCTGAAGATGCTGCTGGAGGTGGAGAAGAGGAGTCAGCAGGGAGATTCTCCTCAGCTCAGCCCTCTCACATCCATCCAAGTcaaagaagaaaacatgaaCTCGTCAGACTGCTGCAGTCCTTCTGGTCTGCCAGTCATGATCAAACAGGAGGAGGCTGCAGATCAGAGCCAGTTAGCTCCACAAAACCAGTTCATCATCAGCCACCAGACTAAAATCCTGCTGCCAGTTAAGACTGAAGCTCAGATCCTTTTGCCTGCATCTTTTCCTGCCAACAGCATTAAATTACACACTACTGTTAGCAGCGCAGCCACAGGCCTCCTCCAGACCTCTGGACAGACGCCACAGAAAACAGAGGCCTCAGCAGCGCTACAACAATGCAGGACTCAGAGTGAGCCACTGACAAAG TCTTCCCCAATCAGCCATACCACTGTGACCATGCAGCAGACAAAATCCTCAAACCTTGTGTCAAAGTGTAAAGACCCACCCCGCTACGAGGATGCAGTGAAACAGACACGCAGCATGCAAACTGCTATTCAG GGTCCCACTGCAGCCAGCCAGCAGATGGACGATCTGTTTGATGTTCTGATAGAGAGTGGAG AGATCTCCCCCTTCACCAGACAGGACCCTCCCATCCTGGGCAAGCCTCTCCCTGTTACAGCCAGTGTCACCACCCTTCCCATCAACACGGTTCTGTCCCGCCCTCCACCTTTGGTCCAAGTGGCCCAGCTACCTACGTCACCTCTCAACCCCTCCACCAACTTGGCAGCCCTGGTCTCTGACCCCCAGCTGGAAACCCTCCTGGACAGCTATCACACTGAACCACAAACACTGAAGCTGATAGAGGAGCTGCACTCACCTGTGGTTGCCATGGAGGTGGACTTGAATGAAAGCACCAACATGGACAATATGGATTGGCTGGATCTTACATTATCCGTGCCAGGAGGCGGGGTCAACCCTTTGGACATGTCGACACCTGCGGGTGTCTTCTCCTCTGACTTCCTGAACTCACATGAACTGCACTTGAACTGGGACTGA
- the mrtfbb gene encoding myocardin-related transcription factor B isoform X2, with protein sequence MGLQTWLPSEPSLSCMACLDVETPSIYRVLQLCLQQRRNREQLVDQGIMPPLKTPATFHEQIRSLERARTGNFLKHKLCNRPERAELIRMHILQETPAEPSLQAKQMKLKRARLADDLNEKIAQRPGPMELVEKNILPVDSAVEEVNEDSKTNKQPDIYNFDEDDSDSFSPRQPDSQQSPSSACTSPAGSEGTETMSNSSQMNSPTPAAPANSQSRSDVINVVSTNEQQVFSTLPINTNVPSLTPGPILVKQSLPKLPSEKSRSKRSKETKPRVKKLKYHQYIPPDQKQELNEVPMDSAYARLLQQQQQFLQLQILSQQQQQYNYQTVPPATPKPATEVQSSCSSVALSGNSASTSVQPRHNQTNHRPDHLPANLDEMKVAELKMELKLRSLPVSGPKTDLIERLKLFQENSNIQTAAASETIPAACQSEITKLTPPVSPIASKVSSLGIEDCNVAESPIKISESASPRTNSPQKAPLEERLPETGSYSKDSEKDKRLHEKERQIEELMRRLEQEQKLVEELKMLLEVEKRSQQGDSPQLSPLTSIQVKEENMNSSDCCSPSGLPVMIKQEEAADQSQLAPQNQFIISHQTKILLPVKTEAQILLPASFPANSIKLHTTVSSAATGLLQTSGQTPQKTEASAALQQCRTQSEPLTKSSPISHTTVTMQQTKSSNLVSKCKDPPRYEDAVKQTRSMQTAIQGPTAASQQMDDLFDVLIESGEISPFTRQDPPILGKPLPVTASVTTLPINTVLSRPPPLVQVAQLPTSPLNPSTNLAALVSDPQLETLLDSYHTEPQTLKLIEELHSPVVAMEVDLNESTNMDNMDWLDLTLSVPGGGVNPLDMSTPAGVFSSDFLNSHELHLNWD encoded by the exons ATGGGACTCCAGACCTGGCTGCCCAGCGAACCATCTCTGTCCTGTATGGCCTGCCTCGATGTGGAGACCCCTTCCATCTACAGGG TCCTCCAGCTTTGTCTGCAGCAAAGGAGGAATCGGGAGCAACTTGTGGATCAAGGCATCATGCCGC CTCTGAAGACACCTGCAACCTTTCATGAGCAGATCCGCAGTCTAGAGAGAGCCAGG ACTGGGAACTTCTTAAAGCACAAACTCTGCAACAGACCTGAGCGTGCCGAGTTAATCCGAATGCACATCCTCCAAG AGACGCCGGCTGAACCCTCCCTGCAGGCCAAACAGATGAAGCTGAAGAGGGCCAGACTGGCTGATGATCTAAATGAGAAGATTGCACAGCGGCCTGGACCCATGGAGCTGGTGGAGAAGAACATCCTGCCTGTTGACTCAGCAGTGGAGGAGGTCAACGAAG aTAGCAAGACAAATAAGCAACCAGATATTTACAACTTTGATGAGGACGACAGTGACAGCTTTTCACCCAGACAGCCTGACAGCCAGCAATCTCCCAGCTCTGCCTGCACTTCACCAGCAGGGTCTGAGGGAACTGAGACTATGTCTAATTCCTCTCAGATGAACTCTCCCACACCG GCTGCACCAGCTAACTCACAGTCACGATCAGATGTGATCAACGTTGTTTCTACCAATGAGCAACAAGTATTTTCAACTCTTCCAATTAACACAAATGTCCCATCCCTGACACCAGGGCCAATTCTTGTGAAG CAAAGCCTGCCCAAGCTGCCCAGTGAGAAGAGCCGCAGTAAGAGGAGCAAAGAGACCAAACCCCgggtgaaaaagttaaaataccATCAGTACATTCCCCCTGACCAGAAGCAGGAGCTCAACGAAGTGCCAATGGACTCAGCCTATGCTCgccttctgcagcagcagcagcagtttctGCAGCTCCAGATCTTAAgccagcaacagcagcagtacAACTACCAAACTGTCCCTCCTGCAACACCAAA ACCAGCGACTGAAGTGCAATCCAGCTGCTCCAGTGTTGCTCTGAGTGGAAACTCTGCGTCGACTTCTGTGCAGCCTCGGCACAATCAGACCAACCACAGGCCAGATCATTTACCCGCTAATCTGGATGAGATGAAG GTCGCTGAACTGAAAATGGAATTAAAGCTCAGATCATTGCCCGTATCCGGCCCTAAAACAGATCTGATCGAGAGGTTAAAGCTGTTTCAGGAGAACTCTAACATCCAGACTGCTGCTGCCAGTGAGACAATCCCAGCTGCCTGCCAGTCTGAAATCACAAAATTAACCCCGCCCGTGTCCCCTATTGCCTCCAAGGTGTCTAGTCTGGGCATCGAAGACTGTAACGTGGCAGAGAGCCCTATAAAGATATCAGAGAGTGCATCTCCACGTACAAACTCCCCCCAGAAAGCTCCACTAGAGGAGCGTCTCCCTGAGACTGGATCCTATAGTAAGGACTCTGAGAAGGACAAACGTCTTCATGAGAAAGAGCGTCAGATTGAGGAGCTGATGAGAAGGCTGGAGCAGGAGCAGAAGCTGGTAGAGGAGCTGAAGATGCTGCTGGAGGTGGAGAAGAGGAGTCAGCAGGGAGATTCTCCTCAGCTCAGCCCTCTCACATCCATCCAAGTcaaagaagaaaacatgaaCTCGTCAGACTGCTGCAGTCCTTCTGGTCTGCCAGTCATGATCAAACAGGAGGAGGCTGCAGATCAGAGCCAGTTAGCTCCACAAAACCAGTTCATCATCAGCCACCAGACTAAAATCCTGCTGCCAGTTAAGACTGAAGCTCAGATCCTTTTGCCTGCATCTTTTCCTGCCAACAGCATTAAATTACACACTACTGTTAGCAGCGCAGCCACAGGCCTCCTCCAGACCTCTGGACAGACGCCACAGAAAACAGAGGCCTCAGCAGCGCTACAACAATGCAGGACTCAGAGTGAGCCACTGACAAAG TCTTCCCCAATCAGCCATACCACTGTGACCATGCAGCAGACAAAATCCTCAAACCTTGTGTCAAAGTGTAAAGACCCACCCCGCTACGAGGATGCAGTGAAACAGACACGCAGCATGCAAACTGCTATTCAG GGTCCCACTGCAGCCAGCCAGCAGATGGACGATCTGTTTGATGTTCTGATAGAGAGTGGAG AGATCTCCCCCTTCACCAGACAGGACCCTCCCATCCTGGGCAAGCCTCTCCCTGTTACAGCCAGTGTCACCACCCTTCCCATCAACACGGTTCTGTCCCGCCCTCCACCTTTGGTCCAAGTGGCCCAGCTACCTACGTCACCTCTCAACCCCTCCACCAACTTGGCAGCCCTGGTCTCTGACCCCCAGCTGGAAACCCTCCTGGACAGCTATCACACTGAACCACAAACACTGAAGCTGATAGAGGAGCTGCACTCACCTGTGGTTGCCATGGAGGTGGACTTGAATGAAAGCACCAACATGGACAATATGGATTGGCTGGATCTTACATTATCCGTGCCAGGAGGCGGGGTCAACCCTTTGGACATGTCGACACCTGCGGGTGTCTTCTCCTCTGACTTCCTGAACTCACATGAACTGCACTTGAACTGGGACTGA
- the mrtfbb gene encoding myocardin-related transcription factor B isoform X3 — MPPLKTPATFHEQIRSLERARTGNFLKHKLCNRPERAELIRMHILQETPAEPSLQAKQMKLKRARLADDLNEKIAQRPGPMELVEKNILPVDSAVEEVNEDSKTNKQPDIYNFDEDDSDSFSPRQPDSQQSPSSACTSPAGSEGTETMSNSSQMNSPTPAAPANSQSRSDVINVVSTNEQQVFSTLPINTNVPSLTPGPILVKQSLPKLPSEKSRSKRSKETKPRVKKLKYHQYIPPDQKQELNEVPMDSAYARLLQQQQQFLQLQILSQQQQQYNYQTVPPATPKPATEVQSSCSSVALSGNSASTSVQPRHNQTNHRPDHLPANLDEMKVAELKMELKLRSLPVSGPKTDLIERLKLFQENSNIQTAAASETIPAACQSEITKLTPPVSPIASKVSSLGIEDCNVAESPIKISESASPRTNSPQKAPLEERLPETGSYSKDSEKDKRLHEKERQIEELMRRLEQEQKLVEELKMLLEVEKRSQQGDSPQLSPLTSIQVKEENMNSSDCCSPSGLPVMIKQEEAADQSQLAPQNQFIISHQTKILLPVKTEAQILLPASFPANSIKLHTTVSSAATGLLQTSGQTPQKTEASAALQQCRTQSEPLTKSSPISHTTVTMQQTKSSNLVSKCKDPPRYEDAVKQTRSMQTAIQGPTAASQQMDDLFDVLIESGEISPFTRQDPPILGKPLPVTASVTTLPINTVLSRPPPLVQVAQLPTSPLNPSTNLAALVSDPQLETLLDSYHTEPQTLKLIEELHSPVVAMEVDLNESTNMDNMDWLDLTLSVPGGGVNPLDMSTPAGVFSSDFLNSHELHLNWD, encoded by the exons ATGCCGC CTCTGAAGACACCTGCAACCTTTCATGAGCAGATCCGCAGTCTAGAGAGAGCCAGG ACTGGGAACTTCTTAAAGCACAAACTCTGCAACAGACCTGAGCGTGCCGAGTTAATCCGAATGCACATCCTCCAAG AGACGCCGGCTGAACCCTCCCTGCAGGCCAAACAGATGAAGCTGAAGAGGGCCAGACTGGCTGATGATCTAAATGAGAAGATTGCACAGCGGCCTGGACCCATGGAGCTGGTGGAGAAGAACATCCTGCCTGTTGACTCAGCAGTGGAGGAGGTCAACGAAG aTAGCAAGACAAATAAGCAACCAGATATTTACAACTTTGATGAGGACGACAGTGACAGCTTTTCACCCAGACAGCCTGACAGCCAGCAATCTCCCAGCTCTGCCTGCACTTCACCAGCAGGGTCTGAGGGAACTGAGACTATGTCTAATTCCTCTCAGATGAACTCTCCCACACCG GCTGCACCAGCTAACTCACAGTCACGATCAGATGTGATCAACGTTGTTTCTACCAATGAGCAACAAGTATTTTCAACTCTTCCAATTAACACAAATGTCCCATCCCTGACACCAGGGCCAATTCTTGTGAAG CAAAGCCTGCCCAAGCTGCCCAGTGAGAAGAGCCGCAGTAAGAGGAGCAAAGAGACCAAACCCCgggtgaaaaagttaaaataccATCAGTACATTCCCCCTGACCAGAAGCAGGAGCTCAACGAAGTGCCAATGGACTCAGCCTATGCTCgccttctgcagcagcagcagcagtttctGCAGCTCCAGATCTTAAgccagcaacagcagcagtacAACTACCAAACTGTCCCTCCTGCAACACCAAA ACCAGCGACTGAAGTGCAATCCAGCTGCTCCAGTGTTGCTCTGAGTGGAAACTCTGCGTCGACTTCTGTGCAGCCTCGGCACAATCAGACCAACCACAGGCCAGATCATTTACCCGCTAATCTGGATGAGATGAAG GTCGCTGAACTGAAAATGGAATTAAAGCTCAGATCATTGCCCGTATCCGGCCCTAAAACAGATCTGATCGAGAGGTTAAAGCTGTTTCAGGAGAACTCTAACATCCAGACTGCTGCTGCCAGTGAGACAATCCCAGCTGCCTGCCAGTCTGAAATCACAAAATTAACCCCGCCCGTGTCCCCTATTGCCTCCAAGGTGTCTAGTCTGGGCATCGAAGACTGTAACGTGGCAGAGAGCCCTATAAAGATATCAGAGAGTGCATCTCCACGTACAAACTCCCCCCAGAAAGCTCCACTAGAGGAGCGTCTCCCTGAGACTGGATCCTATAGTAAGGACTCTGAGAAGGACAAACGTCTTCATGAGAAAGAGCGTCAGATTGAGGAGCTGATGAGAAGGCTGGAGCAGGAGCAGAAGCTGGTAGAGGAGCTGAAGATGCTGCTGGAGGTGGAGAAGAGGAGTCAGCAGGGAGATTCTCCTCAGCTCAGCCCTCTCACATCCATCCAAGTcaaagaagaaaacatgaaCTCGTCAGACTGCTGCAGTCCTTCTGGTCTGCCAGTCATGATCAAACAGGAGGAGGCTGCAGATCAGAGCCAGTTAGCTCCACAAAACCAGTTCATCATCAGCCACCAGACTAAAATCCTGCTGCCAGTTAAGACTGAAGCTCAGATCCTTTTGCCTGCATCTTTTCCTGCCAACAGCATTAAATTACACACTACTGTTAGCAGCGCAGCCACAGGCCTCCTCCAGACCTCTGGACAGACGCCACAGAAAACAGAGGCCTCAGCAGCGCTACAACAATGCAGGACTCAGAGTGAGCCACTGACAAAG TCTTCCCCAATCAGCCATACCACTGTGACCATGCAGCAGACAAAATCCTCAAACCTTGTGTCAAAGTGTAAAGACCCACCCCGCTACGAGGATGCAGTGAAACAGACACGCAGCATGCAAACTGCTATTCAG GGTCCCACTGCAGCCAGCCAGCAGATGGACGATCTGTTTGATGTTCTGATAGAGAGTGGAG AGATCTCCCCCTTCACCAGACAGGACCCTCCCATCCTGGGCAAGCCTCTCCCTGTTACAGCCAGTGTCACCACCCTTCCCATCAACACGGTTCTGTCCCGCCCTCCACCTTTGGTCCAAGTGGCCCAGCTACCTACGTCACCTCTCAACCCCTCCACCAACTTGGCAGCCCTGGTCTCTGACCCCCAGCTGGAAACCCTCCTGGACAGCTATCACACTGAACCACAAACACTGAAGCTGATAGAGGAGCTGCACTCACCTGTGGTTGCCATGGAGGTGGACTTGAATGAAAGCACCAACATGGACAATATGGATTGGCTGGATCTTACATTATCCGTGCCAGGAGGCGGGGTCAACCCTTTGGACATGTCGACACCTGCGGGTGTCTTCTCCTCTGACTTCCTGAACTCACATGAACTGCACTTGAACTGGGACTGA